One segment of Rhodopirellula baltica SH 1 DNA contains the following:
- a CDS encoding proteasome accessory factor PafA2 family protein, which yields MGMETEFATVVEPRDGSLSSSVTAREVYAGLRDAICRHLPAVEGLDGGDRRFLANGSAINLETHLAFRDGPGGLFEMATPEVYRPSDLVACQRAIDEIMRDASNEARWSDDQNVGRLRVLKNSCDAAGHLYGCQENYETDVASGFGLLVYRLAICFVWALQIICVLMSFPIVVAIVFASLIQHSVRQARSIVYRRGGRFDTQLNTTDQDNDLQWHDHPDTSDSEETFVALPSWFQWLSIACLRMLHLPLVLSLRVIGTHIAFRTQRRHLTGLLVSRVAIMGTGHLDHDGRFFLSGKALGIDRVADMGGFNGERPIFVYGHWLSKLCGRSWRSIAETRHLLKRRQRLQIGLSDSNLSDLAQWAKVGSVALVLDMIEAKQTKELPRLRRPIRALHVFNRDWNLLRRVPTSHGEMTSLEMQTHYYRAAAKFVREQQQQSRQTSGWDEADRALQHWAESIRLVRQFRKDGNQTAQGLGRIDWLGKRWMLDQAAGEMPGENASWVTRKKIDLRYHELSEEGYFARFIADHREHELVDEDDIEMRRRNAPADSPAAQRGWMIREFAGDVSVAGGPTMRTDWDRALVGHEQGVRTVIYGQRESEPRADKRS from the coding sequence ATGGGAATGGAAACCGAGTTCGCCACCGTCGTCGAACCTCGCGACGGTTCGTTGAGTTCCAGCGTTACAGCTCGCGAAGTCTACGCTGGCCTGCGAGATGCGATTTGTCGCCACTTGCCGGCCGTGGAAGGACTCGATGGCGGCGATCGCCGTTTCTTGGCAAACGGCTCAGCCATCAACCTGGAGACCCATCTGGCATTTCGCGACGGACCGGGCGGGTTGTTTGAGATGGCGACCCCGGAAGTGTATCGCCCAAGTGATCTGGTCGCGTGTCAACGAGCGATCGACGAAATCATGCGAGACGCATCGAACGAGGCACGGTGGTCAGACGATCAAAACGTCGGACGACTTCGAGTTCTGAAGAACAGCTGCGACGCGGCCGGGCATCTCTATGGTTGTCAGGAAAACTACGAGACCGATGTGGCATCCGGCTTTGGCTTGCTGGTCTACCGACTCGCGATATGTTTCGTTTGGGCGTTGCAGATCATTTGTGTGTTGATGTCATTTCCCATTGTGGTCGCGATCGTCTTTGCATCGCTGATTCAACACTCGGTTCGGCAAGCTCGATCGATAGTTTACCGGCGTGGTGGTCGCTTTGACACACAACTGAACACCACGGACCAAGACAATGATCTGCAGTGGCACGACCATCCCGACACCAGTGATTCGGAAGAAACTTTTGTGGCACTGCCATCATGGTTTCAATGGCTTTCCATCGCCTGCTTGCGAATGCTGCACCTGCCACTGGTGTTGTCCTTGCGAGTGATTGGGACACACATCGCATTCCGAACCCAACGTCGCCATCTGACCGGCCTGCTGGTTTCGCGAGTTGCGATCATGGGAACCGGTCACCTGGATCATGACGGCCGTTTTTTCTTGTCAGGCAAAGCGTTGGGAATTGACCGGGTCGCCGACATGGGTGGCTTCAACGGCGAACGACCAATCTTCGTTTACGGTCACTGGTTGTCAAAGTTGTGTGGTCGTTCTTGGCGATCGATTGCCGAGACTCGTCACTTGCTCAAACGCAGACAACGTTTGCAAATTGGGTTGTCCGATTCCAACCTCAGCGATCTGGCGCAATGGGCAAAGGTCGGCAGCGTCGCGTTGGTGCTGGACATGATCGAAGCAAAGCAAACGAAGGAGCTGCCACGACTACGTCGTCCAATTCGAGCTCTGCATGTTTTCAATCGCGATTGGAATCTGCTGCGGCGAGTTCCAACCAGCCACGGTGAGATGACATCGTTGGAAATGCAAACGCACTACTACCGCGCGGCGGCGAAGTTCGTCCGCGAGCAACAACAGCAATCTCGCCAAACGTCCGGTTGGGACGAAGCCGATCGGGCACTGCAACATTGGGCCGAGTCGATTCGTTTGGTTCGCCAGTTCCGAAAAGATGGCAACCAAACGGCGCAGGGACTCGGCCGCATCGATTGGCTGGGCAAACGTTGGATGCTGGATCAAGCCGCCGGTGAGATGCCCGGTGAGAACGCATCTTGGGTGACTCGAAAGAAGATCGACCTTCGATACCACGAGTTGTCCGAAGAGGGTTACTTCGCTCGATTCATTGCTGACCACCGAGAACATGAACTGGTCGACGAAGATGACATCGAGATGCGTCGTCGCAACGCTCCGGCAGATTCACCGGCCGCCCAAAGAGGCTGGATGATCCGTGAATTTGCAGGCGATGTTTCGGTGGCAGGCGGTCCCACCATGCGAACGGATTGGGACCGAGCCTTGGTGGGTCACGAACAAGGCGTTCGCACGGTGATCTACGGTCAACGTGAAAGTGAACCGCGGGCCGACAAACGAAGCTAG
- a CDS encoding polyketide synthase, translating to MGRTESLDPGLRDLLSRLRERVRRYIVWDSLLAIAALVLVVFWVALAVDYLPVRIGGSEMPRSARAVVLFVVAVLVVVILAKWLWGRLNRELPDDSLALLIERHHPSLGGRLVTAVQLTQENRTYDSHSPVLLQHVHQEAAAAVDQVEFGRVFRWEPIRRKLMLVIPLLLAALVMAIASPHTFARAVGRLSLFSDSPWPRKAELEMIGVESPIITADDTEEVGTELLTFEDKTLRLARGSSTTLRIRAATEELGHTVPEICTVSYVDDSGNRGQSNLRRVGRIQDGYQSFVLDGPPLASLAESVTMTIRGLDDRLLDYRIEAVDPPAIADMELAIRYPDYLRIFNAEDASPDAADQILKYQAGFRIREGSSLTLRGTSSKPLGAVDVATTSEGASDGSTERAEPVVKIANDRMSFEWSVSDLREPTSVRLVPKDETGISAQASYRYFIGVVRDQVPETSMTMKGIGSSITPIAMLPIQATATDDYGVESLSLTMAVRASEENADGASDGEAAANGEPQQHTVSPELDRDGNAAWTFDLRDLSDDGTVNGLAPGASVQIFTTAKDRFDLGEPHSIRGEVVRLQVVTPETLLATLERRELEFRSRLEQAIDETQRLRQSLAAVQNDALDVLQTPDEGESAEESASTGDGESADDDGEEDVRARQRVQLRIRQSELQATKSTEELAGIVVGLEDLLLEMVQNRVDSVDRRERLENGVRNPLSAVVTEPLPRLQRQITSMERVLMAEDSAESSGDKMTEAATAAIATTDEVLLSLNAVLEKMLDLESFNEILDLVRGLISDQEELIEETEETRNQQVQDLFK from the coding sequence ATGGGTCGTACTGAATCGTTGGATCCGGGACTTCGTGATTTATTGTCACGACTACGCGAACGGGTGCGACGCTACATCGTTTGGGATTCGTTGCTCGCAATCGCGGCGCTGGTGCTGGTCGTGTTTTGGGTGGCACTTGCGGTCGACTATCTGCCAGTCCGAATCGGCGGCAGCGAAATGCCTCGATCGGCCCGCGCGGTCGTGCTGTTTGTTGTCGCGGTTTTGGTCGTTGTGATTCTGGCCAAATGGTTGTGGGGCCGACTCAACCGAGAACTGCCCGATGACTCATTGGCGTTGCTGATCGAACGTCACCATCCGAGTCTTGGCGGACGTTTGGTTACCGCCGTTCAATTGACTCAAGAGAATCGCACCTACGATTCGCACAGCCCCGTGTTGTTGCAACACGTTCACCAGGAAGCCGCCGCGGCCGTCGACCAAGTTGAATTCGGACGTGTCTTTCGGTGGGAACCGATTCGCCGAAAGTTGATGTTGGTCATCCCGTTGTTGCTGGCCGCTTTGGTGATGGCGATCGCCAGCCCACATACGTTCGCTCGCGCGGTCGGACGATTGTCATTGTTTTCCGATTCACCTTGGCCACGAAAAGCTGAGCTTGAAATGATTGGCGTGGAATCGCCGATCATCACCGCGGACGACACCGAAGAGGTCGGCACCGAACTTTTGACATTCGAGGACAAGACGCTCCGCTTGGCTCGCGGGAGCAGCACAACGCTTCGCATTCGTGCGGCAACGGAAGAACTCGGGCACACCGTTCCCGAGATCTGCACCGTTTCTTACGTCGATGATTCCGGCAACCGTGGTCAAAGCAACCTTCGCCGAGTTGGCCGCATTCAAGATGGTTATCAATCGTTTGTGCTCGACGGGCCACCGCTCGCTTCGTTGGCCGAGTCCGTGACGATGACCATTCGAGGCTTGGACGATCGCTTGCTCGACTACCGTATCGAAGCGGTTGATCCGCCCGCGATCGCGGACATGGAATTGGCAATTCGTTATCCCGATTACCTACGCATCTTTAACGCCGAAGATGCATCGCCCGACGCCGCTGATCAAATCCTGAAGTACCAAGCCGGCTTCCGAATTCGCGAGGGCAGCTCACTCACGCTTCGTGGAACCAGCAGTAAACCACTCGGTGCCGTCGATGTCGCAACGACTTCCGAAGGTGCAAGCGATGGGTCCACCGAACGTGCGGAACCTGTCGTTAAAATCGCTAACGACCGCATGTCGTTTGAATGGTCGGTGTCCGATTTGCGAGAACCCACCTCCGTTCGATTGGTTCCTAAAGACGAAACTGGCATTTCCGCTCAGGCATCTTATCGATACTTCATTGGCGTCGTCCGAGACCAAGTTCCCGAGACATCGATGACGATGAAGGGCATCGGCTCGTCGATCACTCCTATCGCGATGTTGCCAATTCAAGCGACTGCAACGGATGACTACGGCGTCGAATCGTTGAGCCTGACGATGGCGGTCCGAGCATCCGAGGAAAACGCAGACGGGGCTAGCGATGGCGAAGCGGCGGCCAATGGGGAACCACAGCAACACACCGTCTCGCCCGAATTGGATCGTGACGGAAACGCGGCTTGGACGTTTGACCTGCGAGACCTATCTGACGACGGCACCGTGAATGGGTTGGCTCCCGGAGCGAGCGTGCAAATTTTCACGACGGCCAAGGACCGGTTCGACTTGGGTGAACCACACTCGATTCGCGGCGAGGTGGTTCGTTTGCAAGTCGTGACACCAGAGACACTGCTCGCGACACTCGAACGACGCGAACTTGAATTCCGTTCGCGGTTGGAACAAGCGATCGATGAAACACAACGTTTGCGCCAGAGTTTGGCCGCGGTGCAAAACGACGCGTTGGATGTTTTGCAAACTCCGGATGAGGGTGAATCTGCCGAGGAATCCGCCTCGACTGGTGACGGCGAATCCGCTGACGACGACGGCGAGGAAGACGTCCGGGCGAGACAAAGAGTCCAGCTGCGAATCCGCCAATCGGAATTGCAGGCAACCAAATCCACGGAAGAGTTGGCGGGGATTGTCGTCGGACTCGAAGACCTGCTTCTCGAAATGGTGCAGAACCGCGTCGATTCGGTTGACCGCCGCGAACGATTAGAAAACGGCGTCCGTAACCCATTGTCGGCGGTGGTGACGGAACCCTTGCCACGCCTGCAGCGTCAAATCACTTCGATGGAACGGGTTTTGATGGCGGAAGATTCCGCCGAATCGTCTGGGGACAAGATGACGGAAGCAGCGACCGCGGCAATCGCAACAACCGACGAAGTCCTCCTGTCGCTCAACGCCGTCTTGGAAAAGATGCTTGACCTGGAAAGTTTCAACGAAATTCTGGATTTGGTCCGAGGGTTGATCAGCGATCAGGAAGAATTGATCGAGGAAACGGAAGAAACTCGAAACCAGCAGGTTCAAGATCTGTTCAAGTAG